The following DNA comes from Oreochromis niloticus isolate F11D_XX linkage group LG23, O_niloticus_UMD_NMBU, whole genome shotgun sequence.
TgcctttaatttgtttttgacaGCTTCAAGTGGACACACACAGGATAAGTAcctgtaaaaagtaaaaatttgaaatcatttaattttgaaatgtttttcacaGAGTTATGAAGACAGAATAAGGTTTCCCTATTTTCCATTCTGTATCTTCTTCATTTGTGTGGCACTCATCGTCTTCCATACTCTCTCCAGTGTAGTGTTTAAAATGTCATACAAGTTAAAACTGGTTTTATGTTGGCATACCGCACTGTGGCAAGCAACATGGCACACATGACACATATGctgaataaatacagaaataaataaataaataaatgaagttcGTCATCAGTTCGTGCCTGAGTGACAGCAGGTCcagttgtttctgtgtgtgtgtgtgtgtgtgtgtgtgtgtgtgtgtgttatttaatGTTCTTTAGCAGTGAGGTGCGGGCATTCACCACCGCCTTGAATGCATCTTCACTGCCGGGGGCAACACATTTGTCTGGGTGCAGCAGGACAGCCAACTTCCTGTACGCCTTGTTCACCTCCTCCCTAGAAATGAAAACATAGTAAACTGTATTAGACCaccgtaggaaaaaaaaaatcctttattGAAAAGATGGTATGTATGCTGGCGACTCACCGCGTGGCCCCGGGTTTGACTCCCAACATATCCCACGAGTCTTTGCTGTTGCGGATGCGTCGGATGGTGTCGGCCTGCTCTTTGGTGAAGCCGACGCTGACCTCCGACACCGGGCGCTTCCCGCCGTTCTCGCACATGTcagtgatggaggagaagaaCGCCTGTGGAGAACACGACACTCACTGAGACCCGTTCCATAAAAAAATGTACAGGAAGCTGCGCATGTGTGCGAGGAATACCTGAAACATCTCGTTGATGCCCTCGCCGCTCTGTGCTGATGTCTCAAAGTAATGAAAGCCTCTGGACTCCGCCCACAGGCGCCCCTCGCCCTCATCCACCACCCGCCGCTTCGTCAGGTCCACCTGTATGAACACACAGACATTTACCTCCAGCTGCAGGTGTGTTTAATTAACCTCAATGAAAGATTTCCCACTCATTTTAAACAATACATTTTACAAAACAACTACTTTTTAGTTCTCTGACTGTGCTGGAGCAGCTTAGCAtgagtcacagttcaaaataatgctTCTTTATTTCATTCGGGGCCTTAATACAGCTCCTTAGTACATCCTCTGTCTGAATCAAGCTGCTTCAGCTCCTCTCTCTTTAAGCTGCACTCGGTCTGACCTTGTTGGCGCAGACGACGAACACGATGCTGTCCATGTTGGCCTGAGAGCCCATTTCTTGTTTCATCTCGCCGAGCCAGCTGTCGAGGGCGTCGAAGCTCTCCCTCAGGCCGACGTCGTACACGAGCAGCACGCCCTGGCTGTCTTTATAGAACTCGTTACGCACCTGGTCGACACCacagaaaagaaacacatgTTCACAGAGCGCTGCCTGCTGGGTGGGTGCAAACATTACAAGAAGGCTTATTTTTTGCCTTTGAAAACATCTTGTTTTAAGaacaatacaatttaaaatttcatGACTTCAAAGATTGGTGAGATGTACATAACTGCCTATCACAGCCATTGAAATTCAGAGAAAATAAGTTAGAATTTGAAATCTTCTTATTGTATAttggtcatttaaaaaaaaaaaaaattatctaacaGGATTTTTGTCATAAAATTTCTAGACATTTTTACTTATGAATTTAccagttttcttttcttgtaaATTTGTGAATTCTCTCCTATTTCTCTTTCACAGCACCTTTGGTGGCGCTCTAACATGCATGTGTTTCATACATTTCTTCTGATGTGAACACCATAAATTACTCGTTTTGACTCACTTCATAGAAGAACGGGTGGCCGGCCATATCGAAGATGTTCACCTTGATTTCTCTGTCTCGAACCTGAACTCTGTTGGCAGATAAAACACGTTAGTGCTCAGTAAGACACATCATTACACACACAATGACAGGAAGCAGTCTGTGAACTCACTTGGTGACGCCATAGTCGATGCCGATGGTTGCCAGATACTTTGGAACAAACCTCTTTTCGCAGTAACGTTTGATGATGCAGCTCTGAAGAGAAAACAGTATTTAATTTAGATGAGCTCCACTGCCTTTCACACCAGACACTCCATCACACtgagatttattcattttttagtgtttttatttagaTAATTTGTGTTTCGATAGGTTTTAATTGGATAATCCCATTTGCAGACGTATTTCAAATAATAATCAATCTACAATTCTGAGCTATTTTGGAAAATTTGGCTTCATAAATGAGCTGTTACGCCTTTATAACAGGAACTTTTTTAGCCTTCTGCCCTTTAAAAGTACATTCATGTCAAATTTTACATTAATTCAAAACAAGGATTTCTCAGGGTTAAACTAAACGCCTGATCAATTATAACTAACTAGACCCTAATTCGGctcacacatcaaacatcaagCTGATAATACAGCACAATAAAATAAACGTTTTTTAAGTGTGTGCTGCTGGTTGTTGCCGTCTGCTACATGATGCTCCCAATATTAAaggtaataaaacaataaattctTTTTATGACTAAAATCTGCGCCGAATTATAGCTAATGCAAGCAACATTGAAAATAATTCTCCCTGGGTGCTGAAATCTGTGAGAACGTGTGGtgagatataaataaaatcggTTTTAAACGGAGTGTGGCGACAGATTGAACAAAATAAACCAGAGCgcaaaacaataaaactgacatccaaaacagaagaaagactACATAAAAAATCTTTCACGACCTTTATACAATTGTTTCAAATGTGATATTATAAGCCATAAACGCACAGCAGTACAGTACAGGTGGTTTATAACAAGCTCACGTAAAATGAACCAGACTCTATTTTAGGTTTGAGCTAAAATAAACAGGGGGTCTAATACCTTTCCGACCTCGGCGTTTCCGAGGCTAATCACCTTCACCCGAAGAGACTTCTTGTTGTCTCGTCTTTTCGGCGGGTTTGTTTCCATTTGgattgtttaatttttaaagttttttggCGTTTAAAGCGACGCGACTGTGCCGGAATACAGCcgctgttattattattgtgagCGGAGCTAACAGGGCTAACTAGTTGTTAGCACGCTGGTTAGTATCTCTCACAGCCCTTAAACGGGATTATTTCCAGATTCATTAATCTCATCGCATCGTTTAACTTCAGCTCTGATGTTGACGTTTGCGTACACCAGACAGGCAGAGACCCTGCTGGCCTCATAGCCTTAATGCTAATCAGCTGTTTGGGACTAGCATGGAGTTAGCTGCTCACTCACTTCCGCctgtgttttcaaaataaaactacatATAGGGAAAACTGTAGCTTTGAGGTTTTCCGTATACGTACCAAAGCAAAAAATGTGCACATAAATGCTATCtatatgattttaaaaacaaaaaaaacttaaattTACATCAAGGTCTTTTATTTTATAGTCAAAGatgtattcagttttattttgaaaaacggATACCGGACAAcgtaaaaacactgaaaagctATTACTGTAAGTTTAAACTGTGTAATTTAACAATATGTTTATTACaaaatcaattcattttatGAAAAATAAGTTGTAATTTTCAgaatttgaaatattttaagaacaatacaatttaaaatttcatGACTTCAAagattgtattatttttatacattcATGACATGAAATccaataaaatgtacaaaattgATCATTTTATGTTAAAAGAATCTTCATTTGAATAATATAATTTCGGGGAAAAAAGCCTTTCAGTTGATTTCAGTTGATACAACTGATCCTGATGTCTTTACTACATACTACATAGATCTCTGTCCaaaagagcgcagtcctaggaacagttaagatactgcgcaggaccctcaagctcccaggcctctgttagaggacctgagcttggAGGATAGAccacccgcaggggcgagaggggaatttatacatgtatatataataAAGGGCTATACTTGTACTTAATTTATACCTTAAAGTGCCCTTCATTTCTTCAGTTTTAATATGTATGTGTTTTAAAATCATCGGTAACCCATGAATTTAAACCTCACTTGTAACTTTAagcttatttaaaaataaaggttcTTTAACTGTTATTGTCACCAAGCCTTTTCTGCTATTTTTATTTACCAAAAAAGAGCCACAACCTTTTTCTAAACATATAAAGAcctttaaagaaatatttttaatggttTACATGTAATTAATCCATTAAATTCTTTAATTTACCCATTA
Coding sequences within:
- the dnajc27 gene encoding dnaJ homolog subfamily C member 27 → METNPPKRRDNKKSLRVKVISLGNAEVGKSCIIKRYCEKRFVPKYLATIGIDYGVTKVQVRDREIKVNIFDMAGHPFFYEVRNEFYKDSQGVLLVYDVGLRESFDALDSWLGEMKQEMGSQANMDSIVFVVCANKVDLTKRRVVDEGEGRLWAESRGFHYFETSAQSGEGINEMFQAFFSSITDMCENGGKRPVSEVSVGFTKEQADTIRRIRNSKDSWDMLGVKPGATREEVNKAYRKLAVLLHPDKCVAPGSEDAFKAVVNARTSLLKNIK